AAACCGACCACGTCCCCGTCATGAAACTGTTCAATCCGGCAGGTGCCGCGACCTGGCTTCTGACCGAACTCGACGCAGACGGCGACACGCTGTTCGGACTTTGCGATCTCGGTTTCGGGTTCCCGGAACTCGGCAGCGTCAGCCTTGCGGAACTTGAGGCTGTAAAAGGGCCGCTTGGGCTTGGCATCGAACGCGACGTTGATTTCGAAGCGCGTTTTCCGCTGTCCGTTTATGCCGAAGCCGCTCGGCTATCCGGCCACATTACCGAGACCGAGCGGCTTTTGCGGCAGGCT
The window above is part of the Mesorhizobium sp. WSM4904 genome. Proteins encoded here:
- a CDS encoding DUF2958 domain-containing protein gives rise to the protein MILITEDLRARLLANGATDTETDHVPVMKLFNPAGAATWLLTELDADGDTLFGLCDLGFGFPELGSVSLAELEAVKGPLGLGIERDVDFEARFPLSVYAEAARLSGHITETERLLRQAAASLEIPMPEFPPDRTE